The proteins below come from a single Mesobacillus jeotgali genomic window:
- a CDS encoding dihydroorotate dehydrogenase, which translates to MPDWSYHPLFKPWLSILPGNAGREFIHRGMSLLSQLPGGRPFIEFLGHMSPSEKLSRNLFGLHFDSPVGLSGKIDPRLSGIKAFPNLGFGAIEVGPITKFSRDPDSAACLPKKQDALVLPERAETIGLIAAKKKLTNSSSRTVPILVRLEEPLIIAEHLKDAGDVFIIEIDSIESIDDLTYIKTVLESKPVLLAIRHSMVADNLLKLKSASQFADGFMIEEDRILRGGKQVLPLQQSDGMVHALNLIKNEIDIPVITSGGVAQPADALALFEAGAGLVFLSGGYVASGPGLPKRINEALMDEQGAGQKILPGWIWYWLFGLFILLGGSAVLFFSFTKVILFYDEAFMQMTRLELMAYNPNLYKFMSHDRMTLAGTMISGGYIYMQLARHGIRYGLHWARRAFNIGAITGFLGILLFLGFGYFDWLHGLFWLILLPFYITGFVKTRKANQSPASKNRENTPSWKKAVYGQLLFVILGFSFVLGGVVISTIGVTSVFVDTDLKYICMTPEQLNALNEKLIPVIAHDRAGFGSALFSVGLLVLTLSLWGFHEGSAWVWRTFMIGGIPAFAAGIFTHFYIGYIDFIHLLPAYFALALYIGGLVLTKDYFKQI; encoded by the coding sequence ATGCCGGATTGGTCTTATCATCCATTATTTAAACCATGGCTGTCTATTTTGCCCGGGAACGCAGGACGGGAATTCATTCATCGCGGGATGTCCCTCCTTTCACAGCTACCCGGTGGCAGGCCATTCATAGAATTTCTTGGGCATATGTCTCCGTCGGAAAAATTGTCACGAAACCTTTTTGGGCTTCATTTCGATAGTCCGGTTGGGTTAAGCGGGAAGATTGACCCGAGATTATCAGGGATCAAAGCTTTCCCGAATCTTGGCTTTGGTGCCATTGAAGTTGGTCCAATCACCAAATTTTCGAGAGACCCAGACTCAGCAGCATGTCTTCCAAAAAAACAGGATGCCTTGGTCCTGCCTGAACGTGCCGAAACGATAGGTCTTATTGCAGCTAAAAAAAAATTAACAAATTCAAGTTCAAGGACAGTGCCTATCCTGGTTCGGCTCGAGGAACCGCTAATCATTGCTGAGCATTTAAAGGATGCTGGCGATGTCTTCATAATTGAAATTGATTCAATCGAAAGCATCGATGACCTAACATATATAAAAACGGTTCTTGAAAGCAAGCCCGTCCTTTTAGCAATCAGGCATTCGATGGTAGCTGACAATCTTTTAAAGCTCAAATCAGCAAGCCAATTTGCGGACGGATTCATGATTGAAGAAGACCGTATTTTAAGGGGCGGCAAACAGGTCTTGCCACTCCAACAGTCAGACGGTATGGTTCATGCTTTAAACTTAATAAAAAACGAAATTGATATACCTGTCATCACTTCCGGAGGAGTTGCCCAGCCTGCTGATGCGCTCGCTCTGTTTGAAGCCGGCGCGGGGCTGGTCTTCCTGTCCGGAGGCTATGTCGCATCAGGACCTGGTTTGCCAAAAAGAATCAACGAGGCGCTCATGGACGAACAGGGAGCCGGGCAAAAAATACTTCCAGGCTGGATCTGGTACTGGCTGTTCGGGCTGTTTATCCTGCTTGGAGGATCGGCGGTCTTATTCTTCAGTTTCACGAAGGTAATTCTCTTTTATGATGAAGCATTCATGCAAATGACCAGGCTTGAATTGATGGCCTATAACCCAAATCTTTATAAATTCATGTCACATGACCGGATGACGCTGGCCGGAACGATGATATCAGGCGGGTACATTTATATGCAGCTGGCCCGGCACGGAATTCGCTACGGACTGCACTGGGCAAGAAGAGCCTTTAATATCGGGGCGATTACCGGATTCCTTGGGATTTTGCTATTCCTGGGATTTGGTTATTTTGACTGGCTGCACGGATTGTTTTGGCTCATTCTGCTTCCTTTTTACATCACCGGGTTCGTAAAGACACGCAAAGCAAATCAGTCGCCCGCTTCCAAAAATCGCGAAAACACACCTTCCTGGAAAAAAGCAGTGTATGGACAGCTTCTGTTTGTCATCCTTGGGTTCTCGTTTGTGCTCGGTGGGGTTGTGATATCAACAATTGGCGTAACATCTGTCTTTGTCGATACCGACCTGAAATATATTTGCATGACTCCCGAGCAATTGAACGCACTGAATGAAAAACTGATTCCCGTCATTGCCCATGACCGCGCAGGCTTTGGCAGTGCACTCTTCAGTGTTGGCCTGCTGGTTCTAACGCTCTCACTTTGGGGATTCCACGAAGGTTCTGCCTGGGTATGGAGAACCTTCATGATTGGTGGGATTCCAGCGTTTGCGGCAGGAATTTTCACACATTTCTATATCGGTTATATTGATTTTATCCACCTGCTGCCTGCTTATTTTGCACTAGCGTTGTATATTGGAGGCTTGGTGCTGACGAAAGATTACTTTAAACAGATATGA
- a CDS encoding NCS2 family permease, whose protein sequence is MFKLKENNTNIKTEMMAGLTTFFTMVYIVVVNPIILADAGVPFEQVFTATIIAAVIGTLWMALFANYPIAIAPGMGLNAYFAYSVVGNNQNITYETAFAAVFIAGLIFVILSLTPFREKLIEAIPANLKHGITAGIGLFIAFIGLRLTGIITDHPSNLVGLGDLHSPSALLALIGLAVTLILMVLKVNGALFLGMVVTALIAFFTGQLDFKEGFMSMPSLPEGMIVLNPWTALMDVIQNSLYAVVFSFILVTIFDTTGTMIGVAHQAGLMKGNSMPRAREALLSDSIATAAGAMFGTSPTTAYIESSSGVAAGGRTGLTSLTVAGLFIAAAFFGPLVSAVSGLSAITAPALIIVGSLMMGSISQISWDELDEAFPAFLIILSMPLTSSIATGIALGFISYPLLKVVKGQWRDVHPLLYVFAVLFFYQLAFLPH, encoded by the coding sequence ATGTTTAAATTAAAAGAGAACAACACGAATATAAAAACAGAAATGATGGCCGGCTTAACGACTTTTTTCACAATGGTTTATATCGTCGTGGTCAACCCTATTATTCTCGCTGATGCCGGTGTTCCCTTTGAACAAGTGTTTACTGCGACAATCATCGCTGCGGTGATTGGAACGCTTTGGATGGCCTTATTTGCTAATTATCCAATCGCAATCGCTCCGGGTATGGGGCTGAATGCTTACTTTGCCTATTCTGTTGTCGGCAATAACCAGAACATAACATATGAGACTGCGTTCGCTGCTGTTTTTATCGCGGGCTTAATATTTGTGATCTTATCCCTGACACCTTTCCGCGAAAAATTGATCGAAGCAATTCCAGCCAACTTAAAGCATGGTATAACGGCAGGTATTGGCCTTTTCATTGCTTTTATCGGTTTGCGTCTTACAGGAATCATTACCGATCATCCGTCAAACCTGGTCGGCCTTGGGGATTTGCATTCCCCATCTGCACTTCTGGCATTAATTGGACTTGCTGTTACACTCATCTTAATGGTGCTAAAAGTGAATGGAGCTTTGTTCCTGGGAATGGTCGTTACTGCATTGATCGCCTTCTTCACAGGCCAACTGGATTTCAAGGAAGGTTTTATGTCGATGCCATCTCTGCCTGAAGGTATGATTGTCCTGAATCCGTGGACAGCGTTGATGGATGTTATACAGAACAGCTTATACGCTGTCGTCTTCTCTTTTATCCTGGTGACGATTTTTGATACTACCGGCACAATGATCGGTGTAGCCCACCAGGCAGGATTGATGAAAGGAAATTCTATGCCTCGCGCAAGAGAAGCATTGCTGTCTGACTCGATCGCGACTGCAGCTGGTGCTATGTTCGGAACAAGCCCGACGACGGCTTACATTGAATCATCCTCAGGTGTTGCTGCGGGAGGACGTACCGGACTTACTTCGCTGACGGTTGCTGGTTTGTTCATCGCTGCTGCTTTCTTTGGACCGCTTGTAAGCGCAGTTTCCGGTTTGTCAGCTATTACTGCTCCAGCACTGATCATTGTCGGCAGCCTGATGATGGGAAGCATCTCTCAAATCAGCTGGGACGAACTTGATGAAGCCTTCCCTGCATTCCTAATCATCCTAAGCATGCCGTTAACATCAAGCATTGCAACTGGAATCGCGCTTGGATTCATTTCCTATCCTTTACTCAAAGTTGTAAAAGGACAATGGCGTGATGTCCACCCGCTGCTTTACGTTTTTGCAGTGCTGTTCTTTTACCAGTTGGCATTCCTGCCACACTAA
- a CDS encoding YitT family protein translates to MTGKVLAVLVGSILLGVGVNGFLVPHHLLDGGMIGIGLIIHYFHGFPTGLTMILLSIPLYVLAWILERKYFFHSLNGLLVSSFFIDLFAPVEKGIHLGILPSAILGGILVGCGIGLMLRYETSTGGTDLLAQLVHKFFPVNVGILIFLIDGIVVLSGLKIIGMEKFIFSLLTITCVGLMTSLCVIKRDIVH, encoded by the coding sequence ATGACAGGAAAAGTTCTTGCTGTACTTGTAGGAAGCATATTGCTGGGAGTAGGTGTGAATGGCTTTCTCGTCCCACACCATCTCCTGGACGGCGGCATGATTGGCATTGGGTTGATCATTCACTATTTTCATGGATTTCCTACTGGCCTTACGATGATCCTCCTGAGTATCCCTCTATACGTATTGGCCTGGATATTGGAAAGGAAATACTTTTTTCATAGCTTGAATGGCTTATTGGTATCAAGCTTTTTCATCGATTTATTCGCACCTGTTGAAAAAGGAATTCACCTGGGCATCCTCCCCAGCGCAATCCTGGGAGGAATCTTGGTTGGCTGCGGAATTGGCTTGATGCTCCGCTATGAAACGAGTACCGGCGGGACGGACTTATTAGCCCAGTTGGTTCATAAATTTTTCCCTGTAAACGTCGGGATCTTGATTTTCTTAATAGATGGAATAGTAGTTTTGTCAGGGTTGAAGATAATTGGAATGGAAAAATTCATCTTTTCGCTGCTTACGATTACCTGCGTGGGATTAATGACCTCATTGTGTGTGATTAAACGGGATATCGTTCATTGA